The Mucilaginibacter yixingensis genome window below encodes:
- a CDS encoding aspartyl protease family protein, whose translation MTITVPLRIIDLHEDGYHLLLEIRVYDAPFTVVLDTGASKTAFDKDLLQVHEQALIQSSDKLSTGLGTNDMQSFTATIPELCIGELTVKNIEVAVLDLSAINLAYAQMNHPQVLGVIGGDILTRYKAVIDYGKKELKFKVRQTK comes from the coding sequence ATGACCATTACCGTGCCGCTGCGCATTATTGATTTGCATGAAGACGGCTATCACCTGCTACTGGAGATCCGTGTGTATGATGCCCCTTTTACCGTTGTGCTGGATACCGGCGCCTCAAAAACAGCTTTTGATAAAGACCTGCTGCAGGTGCATGAGCAAGCGCTGATCCAATCGAGCGACAAGCTTTCTACCGGTCTCGGCACAAACGACATGCAATCATTCACCGCCACCATCCCTGAACTTTGTATTGGCGAGCTGACGGTGAAAAACATTGAAGTGGCTGTGCTGGATCTATCGGCCATTAACCTGGCCTACGCACAGATGAACCACCCACAGGTACTGGGTGTAATAGGCGGCGATATTTTGACCAGATACAAAGCCGTGATTGATTATGGCAAAAAAGAGCTTAAATTTAAAGTAAGGCAAACCAAATAA
- a CDS encoding YdeI family protein codes for MSNDRTNPKVDFFFNKEGQWQDEYKKLRHIVLDCQLTEELKWGCPCYTYQDANVVLIHGFKEYCAILFMKGALLANADGLLIQQTENVQSARQIRFTSLQQIIEQEAAIKAHIYEAIEVEKAGLKVELKKTTEFAVAEEFQIKLDALPDLRKAFEALTPGRQRAYLMHFAQPKQSKTREARVEKCIPMILSGKGLTD; via the coding sequence ATGAGCAACGACAGGACTAACCCCAAAGTTGATTTTTTCTTCAATAAAGAAGGCCAGTGGCAGGATGAATACAAAAAGCTGCGCCATATTGTGCTGGATTGCCAGCTAACCGAAGAACTAAAATGGGGATGCCCCTGCTACACTTATCAGGATGCTAACGTGGTGCTCATCCACGGGTTTAAAGAATACTGTGCCATCTTATTTATGAAAGGTGCTTTGCTAGCCAATGCTGACGGCTTGCTGATTCAACAAACGGAAAATGTACAATCGGCCCGCCAGATCAGATTTACCAGCCTGCAACAGATCATTGAACAAGAGGCAGCCATTAAAGCCCATATCTACGAAGCCATTGAGGTAGAAAAGGCCGGCCTTAAAGTGGAACTGAAGAAAACAACCGAGTTTGCCGTAGCCGAGGAGTTCCAGATCAAGCTGGATGCCCTGCCCGATCTGAGAAAAGCTTTCGAGGCATTAACACCCGGCCGGCAGCGGGCTTACCTGATGCATTTCGCTCAACCCAAACAATCTAAAACCCGTGAGGCACGGGTAGAAAAATGTATCCCGATGATTTTGAGCGGTAAGGGGTTGACGGATTAA
- the gyrB gene encoding DNA topoisomerase (ATP-hydrolyzing) subunit B gives MSEENKDKSNYSADNIQVLEGLEAVRKRPSMYIGDTGVKGLHHLVYEVVDNSIDEALAGYCDTIYVTIHKGNSITVSDNGRGIPTGINTKEGRSALEIVMTVLHAGGKFDKDTYKVSGGLHGVGISCVNALSTHVKTVVHREGKIFTQEYERGKPMFDVKVIGESDKTGTIQTFQPDPEIFTTTTEYRFETLATRLRELAFLNKGIKLTLTDERETNADGSFVTEEYLSEGGLKEFVKYLDGTRVAIIPEPIYVEGVKQGVPVELALQYNDTYTENVHSYVNNINTIEGGTHVAGFRMGLTRTLKAYAEKEGLLKNVKIDITGDDFREGLTAVISVKVAEPQFEGQTKTKLGNSEVSGAVNVAVGEILGNYLEENPREAKMIVQKVILAATARAAARKARDMVQRKSVMGGSGLPGKLADCANNDPAVCELFLVEGDSAGGTAKQGRNRDYQAILPLRGKILNVEKAMEHKIYENEEIKNMFTALGVSIGTPEDAKALNITKLRYHKIVIMTDADVDGSHITTLILTFFFRYMKELVEYGYVYIAAPPLYQVKKGKEHEYCWNDEQRDLAIQRLKGAGKEDSVHVQRYKGLGEMNAEQLWETTMNPDTRTLRRATIENAAECDHTFSMLMGDEVAPRRAFIEKNAKYAKIDT, from the coding sequence ATGAGCGAGGAAAACAAAGACAAATCCAATTATTCCGCAGATAATATACAGGTTTTAGAGGGTTTAGAGGCGGTGCGCAAGCGCCCTTCCATGTACATCGGCGATACCGGTGTTAAAGGTTTACACCACCTGGTTTATGAGGTGGTAGACAACTCTATCGACGAGGCGCTGGCCGGTTACTGCGATACCATATACGTTACTATCCACAAAGGCAATTCCATCACTGTTTCTGATAACGGGCGCGGTATCCCAACGGGTATCAACACCAAAGAGGGACGCTCTGCGCTGGAGATTGTAATGACCGTGCTGCACGCCGGTGGTAAGTTTGATAAAGATACCTATAAAGTATCGGGCGGTTTGCACGGTGTAGGTATCAGTTGTGTTAACGCGTTGTCAACCCACGTAAAAACCGTGGTGCACCGTGAGGGCAAGATATTTACCCAGGAGTATGAGCGCGGCAAGCCGATGTTTGATGTAAAGGTGATTGGCGAAAGCGATAAAACCGGAACCATCCAAACCTTCCAGCCCGATCCGGAGATCTTTACAACTACCACCGAGTATCGTTTTGAAACACTGGCTACTCGTTTACGCGAGCTGGCTTTCTTAAATAAAGGCATTAAATTAACCCTGACCGACGAACGCGAAACTAATGCCGATGGCAGTTTCGTAACAGAAGAATACCTTTCTGAAGGCGGCCTGAAAGAGTTTGTGAAATACCTGGACGGCACACGTGTGGCTATTATTCCTGAGCCTATTTATGTTGAAGGGGTAAAGCAGGGCGTGCCTGTAGAGCTTGCATTGCAGTATAATGATACTTATACGGAGAATGTACACTCGTATGTAAACAACATTAACACTATTGAAGGCGGTACCCACGTGGCGGGTTTTCGTATGGGCCTTACCCGTACACTGAAAGCTTATGCCGAAAAAGAGGGCCTGCTGAAAAATGTGAAAATTGATATTACCGGTGACGATTTCCGCGAGGGCTTAACTGCTGTAATTTCTGTTAAGGTTGCCGAGCCGCAGTTTGAAGGCCAGACCAAAACCAAACTGGGTAACAGTGAGGTGAGTGGTGCCGTTAACGTGGCGGTGGGTGAGATTTTAGGTAATTACCTGGAAGAAAATCCACGCGAGGCTAAGATGATTGTTCAGAAGGTGATTCTGGCAGCTACCGCCCGTGCCGCGGCCCGCAAAGCCCGCGATATGGTGCAACGCAAAAGCGTTATGGGTGGCTCCGGTTTACCTGGTAAATTGGCCGACTGTGCCAACAATGATCCGGCGGTTTGTGAACTCTTCCTGGTCGAAGGTGACTCGGCGGGTGGTACAGCCAAGCAGGGCCGTAACCGCGATTATCAGGCTATCCTGCCGTTGCGCGGTAAAATCCTGAACGTGGAGAAAGCCATGGAGCACAAGATCTACGAGAACGAGGAGATCAAGAACATGTTTACTGCACTTGGTGTGAGCATTGGTACTCCAGAGGATGCCAAAGCGCTGAACATTACCAAGCTGCGTTACCACAAAATAGTAATCATGACGGATGCCGACGTGGATGGCTCGCACATTACCACGCTCATCCTCACGTTCTTCTTCCGTTACATGAAGGAACTGGTAGAATATGGTTATGTATACATTGCTGCGCCGCCGCTTTACCAGGTAAAGAAAGGTAAAGAGCATGAATATTGCTGGAACGATGAACAACGCGATCTGGCCATTCAGCGCCTGAAAGGTGCCGGTAAGGAAGATAGTGTGCATGTACAACGCTACAAAGGTTTGGGTGAGATGAACGCCGAGCAGTTATGGGAAACCACCATGAACCCGGATACACGTACCCTGCGCCGTGCAACTATTGAGAACGCTGCCGAGTGCGATCATACCTTCTCGATGCTAATGGGTGATGAAGTTGCTCCGCGTCGTGCATTTATTGAAAAGAATGCCAAATACGCTAAGATTGATACTTAA
- a CDS encoding OmpH family outer membrane protein → MKNSVSLVTNIALGLVIAGGLAACKNGGDTKTATTTASSAAPAKADIVFINEDSVSSKVKYAVDMRKRVEDKSKSAQSDVASRQQAFQREYAEAQKSAASMTPDQQKAAGERLQRDGQAFQQYQQNAGAELQTLQNDEMKKLYDKVTEFTKTYAKDHGYKLVLTYQTGNTTVLYGDPSLDVTADFVKAFNEAYDKDTKK, encoded by the coding sequence ATGAAAAATAGTGTTTCACTCGTAACTAACATCGCTCTAGGTTTAGTAATTGCCGGCGGCCTGGCAGCCTGCAAAAACGGTGGCGATACCAAAACAGCAACCACTACGGCGTCTAGCGCTGCTCCTGCTAAAGCAGATATCGTATTTATTAATGAAGACAGTGTTTCTTCAAAAGTTAAATACGCTGTTGATATGCGCAAACGCGTTGAAGATAAATCTAAATCAGCTCAAAGCGATGTGGCTTCACGTCAGCAAGCTTTCCAGCGTGAATATGCAGAGGCTCAGAAAAGCGCTGCAAGCATGACCCCTGATCAGCAAAAAGCTGCCGGTGAGCGTTTACAGCGCGACGGACAAGCTTTCCAGCAATATCAGCAAAATGCTGGTGCCGAACTGCAAACCTTGCAGAACGACGAGATGAAAAAGCTGTATGATAAAGTAACTGAGTTTACCAAAACTTACGCTAAAGATCACGGTTACAAATTGGTATTGACCTATCAAACCGGCAACACCACCGTTCTGTACGGCGACCCAAGCCTTGACGTAACCGCCGATTTTGTAAAAGCATTTAACGAGGCTTACGATAAAGACACCAAAAAATAA
- a CDS encoding nucleoside deaminase: MHDKFMRMAIQLAENNVRNNEGGPFGAVIVKDGEVIAASGNKVIPNNDPTAHAEVSAIRLACQKLGTHSLEGCVIYTSCEPCPMCLGAIYWARLDHIYYASTKVDAAAIGFDDQFIYEELDRPMHQRKLPVLQMLRDEALGAFRLWKENEDKTHY, from the coding sequence ATGCACGATAAATTTATGCGCATGGCCATTCAACTGGCCGAGAATAACGTAAGGAACAACGAGGGCGGCCCCTTTGGCGCAGTGATTGTGAAAGATGGTGAGGTGATTGCTGCCAGCGGCAATAAGGTGATACCGAATAATGACCCTACCGCACATGCAGAAGTTTCGGCTATCAGGCTGGCCTGTCAAAAACTAGGCACCCATAGCCTGGAAGGCTGCGTTATTTATACCAGCTGTGAGCCTTGCCCTATGTGCCTGGGCGCCATTTACTGGGCACGCCTAGATCATATTTATTATGCCAGCACTAAAGTTGATGCGGCCGCCATTGGGTTTGACGATCAGTTTATTTATGAGGAACTGGACCGCCCGATGCACCAGCGTAAACTGCCTGTACTACAAATGCTGCGTGATGAAGCCCTTGGCGCCTTCCGCTTGTGGAAGGAAAACGAAGATAAAACCCACTATTAA
- the rfbC gene encoding dTDP-4-dehydrorhamnose 3,5-epimerase: MKVTTTKIDGLLILEPRIFPDDRGYFYESFNKQKYADAGIDYDFVQDNQSFSQKGTLRGLHGQADPFAQGKLVRVLQGRVLDVAVDIRKNSPTYGEHVSVELSGDNHVQFWVPPGFLHGFVTLEDNTIFTYKVTNYYDKASEIGVIWNDPTLAIGWGVDVKDVLLSPKDELLPSFKDFVSPF; the protein is encoded by the coding sequence GTGAAAGTTACCACCACCAAAATTGATGGTTTGCTCATTCTTGAGCCACGCATTTTTCCTGATGATCGCGGTTATTTCTACGAAAGCTTTAACAAGCAGAAGTATGCCGACGCGGGTATTGATTATGATTTTGTTCAGGACAATCAATCGTTCTCTCAAAAAGGCACGCTGCGTGGCTTACATGGTCAGGCAGATCCGTTTGCACAGGGCAAATTGGTACGCGTATTACAGGGCCGTGTGTTAGACGTTGCGGTTGATATCCGCAAAAACTCACCAACCTACGGTGAGCACGTAAGCGTTGAGCTGAGTGGCGATAACCATGTACAATTCTGGGTTCCGCCGGGCTTTTTACATGGCTTTGTTACGCTGGAAGATAATACCATCTTCACTTACAAGGTGACCAACTATTACGATAAAGCTTCTGAAATAGGTGTAATCTGGAACGATCCAACTTTGGCTATTGGCTGGGGAGTGGATGTGAAAGATGTACTGCTATCGCCTAAAGACGAGTTACTGCCAAGTTTTAAAGACTTTGTAAGTCCGTTTTAA
- the rfbB gene encoding dTDP-glucose 4,6-dehydratase, which yields MKKIIITGGAGFIGSHVVRRFVTQHPEYHIINLDKLTYAGNLANLKDIEGAPNYEFVKGDIVDAAFIDQLFADKQPDAVIHLAAESHVDRSITNPTEFVMTNVIGTVNLLNAARNLWKGRYDSTRFYHVSTDEVYGTLGEDGMFTEETAYDPHSPYSASKASSDHFVRAYQDTYGMDTVISNCSNNYGSYHFPEKLIPLAIHNIKQMKSIPVYGKGENVRDWLWVEDHARAIELIFHKAKSGATYNIGGHNEWKNIDLIQLLCSILDKKLGRAEGTSAGLITYVTDRAGHDLRYAIDATKLKTELGWVPSITFEEGLEKTVDWYLANQEWLDDVTSGHYQQYYSEQYADR from the coding sequence ATGAAAAAGATCATTATTACCGGCGGTGCCGGTTTCATCGGCTCACACGTAGTGCGCCGTTTTGTAACTCAGCACCCCGAGTATCATATCATCAACCTTGATAAACTGACTTATGCCGGTAACCTGGCTAACCTGAAAGATATTGAGGGTGCTCCAAACTATGAGTTTGTAAAAGGCGATATTGTTGACGCTGCTTTTATTGATCAGTTGTTTGCAGACAAACAGCCAGACGCGGTAATTCACCTGGCAGCAGAATCACACGTTGACCGTTCTATCACCAACCCAACTGAGTTTGTGATGACCAACGTTATTGGTACAGTTAACCTGTTAAACGCGGCCCGCAACTTGTGGAAAGGCCGTTATGACAGCACCCGTTTTTACCATGTATCAACCGATGAGGTTTATGGTACCCTGGGTGAAGACGGTATGTTTACCGAGGAAACTGCTTACGATCCGCACTCTCCATACTCGGCCTCAAAAGCAAGCTCAGATCACTTTGTGCGTGCTTATCAGGACACTTACGGTATGGATACCGTAATTTCTAACTGTTCTAACAACTACGGCTCATACCACTTCCCGGAAAAGCTGATTCCGCTGGCTATCCATAACATTAAGCAGATGAAATCTATCCCTGTTTATGGTAAAGGCGAGAACGTGCGCGACTGGCTGTGGGTTGAAGACCATGCAAGAGCAATTGAACTGATCTTCCACAAAGCTAAATCTGGCGCAACCTATAACATCGGCGGCCATAACGAGTGGAAAAACATTGACCTGATCCAATTGCTGTGCAGCATCCTGGATAAGAAGCTGGGTAGAGCAGAAGGTACATCAGCAGGACTGATTACTTATGTGACCGACCGCGCCGGACACGACCTGCGTTACGCTATCGACGCTACCAAACTGAAAACTGAACTGGGTTGGGTGCCAAGCATCACCTTTGAAGAAGGTTTGGAGAAAACAGTTGATTGGTACCTGGCAAACCAGGAGTGGTTAGACGATGTAACATCTGGCCATTATCAGCAATATTACAGTGAGCAATACGCAGACAGATAA
- a CDS encoding UDP-glucose/GDP-mannose dehydrogenase family protein, which produces MKIAVVGTGYVGLVTGTCLAETGNHVTCVDINVKKVEAMKRGELPIYEPGLELLFHRNIAQNRLSFTTDLAEAIADAQIIFLALPTPPGGDGAADLSYVLGAAKDIALLLKEYKILVTKSTVPVGTADKITAVLKANTNVEFAVVSNPEFLREGVAVDDFMKPDRVVIGTTDERARKLMGELYGPYVRQGNPIIFMDERSSELTKYAANSFLATKISFMNEIANLCELVGADVDMVRKGIGSDDRIGKRFLFSGIGYGGSCFPKDVQALAKSAEDNKYDFKILNAVMDVNTIQKKLLVQKLKAYYNGDLKGKHFALWGLAFKPETDDIREAPALYIIDELLAEGATVSAFDPEGMNNVKALLGDKITYGTNQYDVLQDADALLIVTEWSLFRTPDFDQIAQLLKSKVIFDGRNLYDLQKMIDCGFYYNSIGRKIVS; this is translated from the coding sequence ATGAAAATTGCTGTAGTTGGCACTGGTTATGTCGGCTTGGTAACTGGTACCTGTTTGGCAGAAACAGGTAATCATGTAACCTGCGTAGATATCAATGTGAAAAAAGTAGAAGCCATGAAACGTGGTGAACTTCCTATTTATGAGCCTGGTCTCGAATTGTTATTTCACAGAAATATTGCACAAAACAGGTTGTCTTTTACTACAGACCTGGCTGAAGCGATTGCTGATGCGCAAATTATTTTCCTGGCCTTACCAACCCCTCCGGGTGGTGATGGTGCTGCCGATTTGAGCTACGTGTTAGGCGCAGCGAAGGACATTGCCCTGTTGTTAAAAGAATACAAGATCCTGGTAACAAAATCTACTGTACCGGTAGGCACTGCTGATAAAATTACTGCTGTATTAAAAGCTAATACTAATGTAGAGTTTGCCGTGGTATCAAACCCTGAGTTTTTACGCGAAGGTGTTGCGGTTGACGATTTTATGAAACCTGATCGTGTTGTTATTGGCACTACAGATGAGCGTGCCCGCAAACTGATGGGCGAGCTTTACGGCCCATACGTGCGTCAGGGTAACCCAATCATCTTTATGGATGAGCGCTCTTCAGAGCTGACCAAATATGCAGCCAACTCTTTCCTGGCTACCAAAATATCTTTCATGAACGAGATTGCTAACCTGTGTGAGCTGGTTGGCGCTGATGTGGATATGGTACGTAAAGGTATCGGTTCTGATGATCGTATTGGCAAACGCTTCCTGTTCTCTGGTATTGGTTACGGCGGTAGCTGTTTCCCTAAAGACGTGCAGGCGCTGGCTAAATCTGCCGAAGACAACAAATACGATTTTAAGATTTTGAATGCAGTAATGGATGTTAATACCATTCAGAAAAAGTTGTTGGTTCAAAAACTGAAAGCATACTATAACGGTGACCTGAAAGGCAAACATTTTGCACTGTGGGGTTTGGCCTTTAAGCCAGAAACTGACGATATCCGTGAAGCACCGGCTTTATATATTATTGACGAATTATTAGCTGAAGGCGCCACTGTTTCTGCGTTCGACCCAGAGGGTATGAACAATGTTAAAGCCCTGTTAGGCGATAAAATAACTTATGGCACTAACCAGTACGACGTTCTGCAAGATGCGGACGCATTACTGATAGTTACTGAGTGGTCATTATTTAGAACCCCAGATTTTGATCAGATTGCTCAATTACTGAAAAGCAAGGTTATTTTTGACGGTAGAAATCTGTATGATCTGCAAAAAATGATTGATTGCGGATTCTACTACAATAGCATTGGTCGTAAAATAGTAAGCTAA
- a CDS encoding RNA-binding S4 domain-containing protein — protein MPEKDKLRIDKYLWAIRMFKTRTLAADAVKAGRVKLDGNNIKPSHEVKVGEVYLVSKGIERKIILVTGLLENRVDAKTAVNFYEDQTPVEDTYGYKSMFNAPVLKRDRGAGRPTKRDRREIDELQGGLFEDKE, from the coding sequence ATGCCCGAGAAAGATAAGTTGAGAATAGATAAATACCTGTGGGCTATACGTATGTTTAAAACGCGTACATTGGCGGCAGATGCTGTTAAGGCCGGCAGGGTAAAGTTGGATGGCAATAACATAAAACCATCGCATGAGGTAAAAGTTGGCGAGGTTTACCTGGTATCTAAAGGCATTGAACGTAAGATAATATTGGTAACCGGTTTGCTGGAAAATCGTGTAGATGCCAAAACGGCCGTTAACTTTTACGAAGATCAAACCCCTGTTGAGGATACCTATGGTTATAAATCGATGTTCAACGCCCCGGTGCTGAAACGTGATCGTGGCGCCGGCCGGCCCACCAAGCGCGACAGACGCGAGATTGATGAACTGCAAGGTGGCCTTTTTGAGGATAAAGAGTAG
- a CDS encoding 2,3,4,5-tetrahydropyridine-2,6-dicarboxylate N-succinyltransferase, whose amino-acid sequence MPAELKKLIEEAWEDRNLLSQNEYITAIETVIDRLDKGEMRVAEVIANRWHVNDWIKKAVILYFPTRPMAEEKVGPFVFHDKMKLKTDYKKTGVRVVPQAVARYGAHLAKGVILMPSYVNIGAFVDEGTMVDTWATVGSCAQIGKHVHLSGGVGIGGVLEPVQAAPVIIEDNCFIGSRAIVVEGVHVESEAVLGANVVLTASTKIIDVTGETPIEYKGRVPARSVVIPGSYTKKFPAGEFQVPCALIIGKRKESTDKKTSLNDALRDNNVAV is encoded by the coding sequence ATGCCTGCCGAATTAAAAAAATTGATCGAAGAAGCTTGGGAAGACCGTAACCTTCTTAGCCAGAACGAATACATTACCGCTATTGAAACCGTAATTGACCGTCTTGACAAAGGCGAAATGCGCGTTGCCGAAGTAATTGCCAATCGCTGGCATGTGAATGACTGGATAAAGAAAGCGGTTATCCTTTATTTCCCAACCCGCCCTATGGCAGAGGAAAAAGTTGGTCCGTTTGTGTTTCACGATAAAATGAAACTTAAAACCGATTACAAAAAAACCGGCGTACGTGTAGTACCTCAAGCTGTGGCCCGTTATGGCGCCCACCTGGCAAAAGGTGTTATCCTGATGCCGTCATACGTTAATATCGGTGCGTTTGTTGACGAAGGTACCATGGTTGATACCTGGGCTACCGTAGGTTCATGTGCGCAGATTGGCAAACACGTTCACCTGAGCGGTGGTGTTGGTATCGGCGGTGTTTTGGAACCAGTGCAAGCTGCTCCGGTAATTATTGAAGATAACTGTTTCATCGGCTCACGCGCTATTGTTGTTGAAGGCGTGCACGTAGAGTCTGAAGCGGTATTAGGTGCAAACGTAGTATTAACTGCATCAACCAAAATTATTGACGTAACCGGCGAAACTCCTATCGAATACAAAGGTCGTGTACCGGCCCGCTCGGTAGTAATTCCTGGTTCATACACCAAAAAGTTCCCTGCTGGCGAGTTTCAGGTACCTTGTGCCCTGATTATTGGCAAACGTAAAGAATCAACCGATAAAAAGACATCGTTAAACGATGCGCTGCGTGATAACAACGTAGCGGTATAA
- a CDS encoding glycosyltransferase family 1 protein, with translation MKIGFDAKRAFLNNTGLGNYSRWLITSLASFYPNNSYHLYTTRSSERTRIFNVFTNIHTTIAPNKTFAAYWRSRGIIKDLKRDGIDVYHGLSHELPSGIHKTGIKSVVTVHDVIALRFPQYFSAINRYIYNSKLKYACRVADKVVAISERTKQDLVEMLQVDAGKIAVIYQSCDASFKTECTAAQKQSVKEKYQIPDKYILSVGTIEERKNLLLLINALPQVKDIPLVVIGKQTDYADKVKAAIAQHNLSNRVIFLDRVDFADLPAIYQQAQIFVYPSRYEGFGIPILEALCSGTPVIAATGSCLEEAGGPDSLYVAPDDVNGLAAKLMIILGDETLRQKMITRGKEYSRNFDDDKLAAQMMAVYPS, from the coding sequence ATGAAAATAGGCTTTGACGCAAAACGGGCATTTCTGAACAATACCGGCCTTGGCAATTACAGTCGCTGGCTCATCACTTCGTTAGCATCGTTCTACCCCAATAATTCATATCATTTATACACCACACGCAGTAGCGAGCGGACTCGGATATTTAATGTTTTTACCAACATCCACACCACCATCGCTCCAAACAAAACGTTCGCTGCTTACTGGCGTAGTCGGGGCATTATTAAAGATTTAAAGCGCGATGGTATCGATGTCTACCACGGCCTCAGTCATGAGTTACCTTCGGGTATCCATAAAACAGGCATTAAATCGGTAGTTACCGTGCACGATGTTATTGCACTGCGCTTCCCCCAATACTTCAGCGCCATCAATCGCTATATATATAATAGTAAGCTGAAGTATGCCTGCAGGGTGGCAGATAAAGTTGTAGCTATCAGTGAGCGTACTAAACAGGACCTGGTAGAGATGCTGCAGGTTGATGCTGGTAAGATCGCCGTCATCTATCAAAGCTGCGATGCTTCTTTTAAAACAGAGTGTACCGCCGCGCAAAAGCAATCGGTAAAAGAGAAATACCAAATACCTGACAAATACATCCTGAGCGTGGGAACCATAGAGGAACGCAAAAACCTGCTGCTCCTCATCAATGCCCTGCCACAGGTTAAAGACATCCCACTGGTTGTCATCGGCAAACAGACTGACTATGCCGATAAAGTAAAAGCAGCCATCGCGCAGCATAACTTATCTAACCGGGTCATCTTTTTAGACCGGGTGGATTTTGCCGATTTACCTGCCATTTACCAACAGGCCCAGATATTTGTTTATCCATCGCGCTACGAGGGTTTCGGCATTCCTATTCTGGAGGCATTATGCTCGGGCACCCCCGTCATAGCCGCTACCGGCTCCTGCCTGGAAGAAGCAGGCGGACCGGACAGCCTGTATGTCGCTCCGGACGACGTAAACGGCCTTGCCGCCAAACTGATGATAATTTTAGGCGATGAAACCTTACGCCAAAAAATGATTACCCGCGGAAAAGAATATTCGCGTAATTTTGATGACGATAAATTAGCCGCACAGATGATGGCGGTGTACCCCTCCTAA
- a CDS encoding L-threonylcarbamoyladenylate synthase: protein MLKDEVNKALKVIQDGGIILYPTDTIWGIGCDATNTEAIKKIYALKQREESKSMIILLDTDNKLQSYVQDVPEIAYNLIEYAENPLTLVMPGAKNISPALISSDGSVGMRVAKHDFCQQLIQRLRKPLVSTSANISGQPSPANFSEVSDEIIQGVDYVVDLEQHDTSVKKPSTIMRLNPDGGFEFLRR from the coding sequence ATGCTCAAAGACGAAGTAAACAAAGCACTCAAAGTAATACAGGACGGCGGTATCATCCTCTATCCTACCGATACCATCTGGGGCATTGGCTGCGATGCGACCAATACCGAAGCCATTAAAAAGATCTACGCCTTGAAACAGCGCGAAGAATCTAAAAGCATGATTATCCTGCTGGATACCGATAACAAGCTGCAAAGCTATGTCCAGGATGTACCGGAGATTGCTTATAACCTGATTGAATATGCCGAGAACCCGCTGACACTGGTTATGCCCGGCGCCAAAAACATATCGCCGGCCCTGATCAGCTCCGATGGTAGCGTGGGTATGCGCGTAGCGAAGCACGATTTTTGTCAGCAGCTTATCCAGCGGTTGCGCAAACCGTTGGTATCAACCTCGGCTAATATTAGCGGCCAGCCATCACCGGCAAATTTCTCTGAGGTATCTGACGAAATCATCCAAGGCGTTGATTATGTGGTTGATCTGGAGCAACACGACACATCTGTAAAGAAGCCATCAACCATAATGCGCCTCAATCCTGATGGCGGATTTGAGTTTCTGCGTCGCTAA